One Helianthus annuus cultivar XRQ/B chromosome 12, HanXRQr2.0-SUNRISE, whole genome shotgun sequence genomic region harbors:
- the LOC110896912 gene encoding brefeldin A-inhibited guanine nucleotide-exchange protein 3-like produces the protein MIVLRVLENVAQPNFQQKIIVLRFLERLCVDSQVLVDIFANYGCDVYSSNILERMVNGLIKTAQGVPPGVATTLLPPQDITMKLEAMKCLIAVLKSMGDWMNKQLRIPDPHSTKKPELTDNIPEIGNPPIENGSSNEHELVEGSDSQSDSMADEG, from the exons ATGATTGTTCTCAGAGTTCTCGAGAATGTCGCTCAACCTAATtttcagcaaaagattatagtACTGCGGTTTCTCGAAAGATTATGTGTTGATTCACAGGTTTTAGTTGATATATTTGCCAACTATGGTTGTGATGTCTATTCATCTAACATTCTCGAAAG AATGGTCAATGGGCTTATTAAGACTGCCCAAGGGGTCCCACCTGGAGTTGCAACTACACTTTTGCCACCTCAAGATATTACCATGAAACTTGAAGCTATGAAGTGTTTAATTGCGGTTTTGAAATCAATGGGAGATTGGATGAATAAACAGTTACGCATTCCCGATCCGCATTCTACAAAGAAACCTGAGTTGACAGATAATATTCCCGAAATTGGAAATCCACCAATAGAAAATGGAAGTTCAAATGAGCATGAGCTTGTTGAGGGCTCGGATTCTCAATCTGATTCTATGGCAGATGAGGGATGA
- the LOC110895450 gene encoding 3-ketoacyl-CoA synthase 6: MPQNSPDVTSSVKLKYVKLGYQYLVNRFLTFLLVPVIATVISHLVRRGPDELITTVKSIQVDVVQMLCSVFIIVFMSTIYFMSKPRSVYLVDYTCYKAPVTCRVPFSTFMEHSRLILKDNPKSVEFQMRILERSGLGEETSLPPAIHYIPPNPTMESARGEAELVIFSAIDDLFAKTGLKPKDIDVLIVNCSLFSPTPSLSAMVVNKYKLRSNIKSFNLSGMGCSAGIISIDLARDLLQVVPNANALVVSTEIITPNYYKGNERAMLLPNCLFRMGAAAILLSNKRREKSRAKYKLVHVVRTHKGSDDRAYKCVYEQEDSQGLVGINLSKDLMAIAAEALKSNITTIGPLVLPASEQLLFLLTLIGRKIFNPKWKPYIPDFKLAFEHFCIHAGGRAVIDELQKNLQLSAEHVEASRMTLHRFGNTSSSSLWYELNYIESKGRMKKGDRIWQIAFGSGFKCNSAVWKCNRNICPTSGPWEDCIDRYPVHIPEVVKL; encoded by the coding sequence ATGCCACAAAACTCACCGGATGTCACCTCTTCTGTTAAGCTCAAGTATGTCAAACTCGGGTACCAGTACCTGGTTAACCGTTTCCTCACATTCTTACTCGTCCCCGTTATCGCCACGGTCATCAGTCATCTGGTTCGTCGTGGACCAGACGAGCTAATCACGACCGTCAAGTCGATCCAAGTCGACGTTGTTCAAATGCTATGTTCTGTGTTTATCATCGTTTTCATGTCAACAATATACTTCATGTCAAAACCACGGTCAGTTTACCTTGTGGATTACACGTGCTACAAGGCTCCGGTCACGTGCCGTGTCCCGTTTTCAACCTTCATGGAGCACTCTAGGTTGATCCTCAAGGATAACCCTAAAAGTGTGGAGTTCCAAATGAGAATTCTAGAACGTTCTGGATTAGGTGAAGAGACGAGTTTGCCCCCCGCGATTCATTACATCCCGCCGAATCCTACTATGGAATCGGCGAGGGGCGAGGCGGAACTTGTGATATTTTCCGCCATCGATGACCTGTTTGCGAAAACAGGTTTGAAACCCAAGGATATTGATGTTCTTATAGTTAATTGTAGCTTGTTCTCCCCAACGCCGTCCTTGTCGGCGATGGTGGTGAACAAGTACAAGTTAAGGAGTAATATCAAGAGTTTTAATTTGTCGGGTATGGGGTGTAGTGCCGGAATAATCTCTATCGATTTAGCTCGAGATTTGCTTCAAGTTGTTCCGAATGCGAACGCGTTGGTGGTTAGTACGGAGATTATTACTCCGAACTATTATAAAGGGAACGAGCGAGCTATGCTCCTTCCCAACTGTTTGTTCAGGATGGGCGCGGCTGCAATTTTGCTGTCGAACAAGCGACGCGAAAAGAGCCGCGCCAAGTACAAATTGGTCCATGTCGTCCGAACACACAAAGGTTCGGACGACAGGGCATATAAATGTGTATATGAACAAGAAGATTCGCAAGGACTCGTTGGCATCAATTTGTCCAAGGATCTCATGGCGATTGCAGCGGAAGCTCTCAAATCGAACATCACAACAATCGGTCCGTTAGTGTTACCAGCGTCGGAGCAGCTCCTTTTCCTTTTGACTCTCATCGgtcggaaaatcttcaatccaaAGTGGAAACCCTACATTCCTGACTTTAAGTTAGCGTTCGAGCATTTCTGCATACACGCAGGAGGGCGGGCGGTGATAGACGAGTTGCAGAAGAACCTCCAGTTGTCCGCAGAGCACGTCGAAGCATCGCGAATGACGTTGCATAGGTTTGGTAACACATCGTCCTCGTCGTTGTGGTACGAGTTGAACTACATCGAATCGAAAGGAAGGATGAAGAAAGGGGATAGGATCTGGCAAATTGCCTTCGGAAGTGGTTTCAAGTGTAACAGCGCGGTGTGGAAGTGTAATCGAAATATTTGTCCGACCAGTGGTCCGTGGGAGGATTGCATTGATCGGTACCCGGTGCACATCCCCGAGGTCGTGAAGCTGTGA